The following coding sequences lie in one Xanthomonas hortorum pv. pelargonii genomic window:
- a CDS encoding helix-turn-helix domain-containing protein: MPTCAPDIAAATHVPAFGLYGEHDADAPELLHWESIAARSRLHDWQIVPHRHEDLAQLLYVQRGPATLQLDGRNQRVRGATVVWLPPLCVHGFGFDPQVRGHIITLCMPLVRSALNATPLLQRALAAPLVLQVNQARGLLDVLFATIADDHARQRIGHEAALQAAAAQLLIWTARTALERAQDAAAVSPQADPALRHLRGYQALIDQHYRAHWPISRYANQLGLTPGHLNALCQRLAGASALHLLQRRIMLEARRSLRYTSLSVQQIAASLGFFDAAYFSRYFARHTGCSPTRFRAGD; encoded by the coding sequence ATGCCGACATGCGCGCCCGATATTGCTGCAGCCACCCACGTGCCCGCCTTTGGTCTGTACGGCGAGCACGATGCCGACGCGCCGGAGTTATTGCACTGGGAGTCGATCGCCGCACGTAGCCGGTTGCACGATTGGCAGATCGTGCCGCACCGCCACGAAGACCTGGCGCAGCTGCTGTACGTGCAGCGCGGGCCGGCAACGCTGCAGCTGGATGGCCGCAACCAACGCGTGCGCGGCGCAACCGTGGTGTGGCTGCCGCCGTTATGCGTGCACGGCTTCGGATTCGATCCACAGGTGCGTGGGCACATCATCACCTTGTGCATGCCGTTGGTACGCAGTGCACTGAATGCCACACCACTGCTGCAGCGCGCATTGGCGGCGCCTTTGGTGCTGCAGGTCAATCAAGCACGCGGATTGCTCGACGTGTTGTTCGCCACCATTGCCGACGATCACGCGCGCCAGCGCATCGGCCACGAGGCCGCGTTGCAGGCGGCTGCGGCGCAGCTGTTGATCTGGACGGCGCGCACGGCACTGGAACGCGCACAAGATGCAGCTGCGGTAAGCCCGCAGGCCGATCCGGCATTGCGCCATCTACGCGGCTACCAGGCCTTGATCGACCAGCACTATCGCGCGCATTGGCCGATCTCCCGCTACGCCAATCAATTGGGACTGACCCCGGGCCATCTCAACGCGCTGTGCCAGCGACTGGCAGGGGCCTCGGCATTACACCTGCTGCAGAGGCGGATCATGCTGGAAGCACGCCGTAGCCTGCGCTACACCAGCCTGAGCGTGCAACAGATCGCGGCCAGCCTTGGATTTTTCGACGCTGCATATTTCAGTCGTTACTTCGCCCGCCACACCGGCTGCTCGCCGACGCGCTTCCGTGCTGGCGATTAA
- a CDS encoding benzaldehyde dehydrogenase codes for MNALPNVAVSAPTTPAWHGCIFNGDWVPGNGGTLQIYEPATGNLLHEVSKADLSDVAAAVAQAKHAQRAWAATAPRERAAIFHRAAQLMEARSAEAVLLIARETGGILPKAQREVNESVVFYQQAAALPLQAVGQVLPTGAGQLSLARHLPLGVIAVISPFNFPLILSLRSVAPALAMGNAVVLKPDPRTPYTGGVIIAQVLKEAGLPKGLLHVLHGDAQIGQALVESPDVPMIAFTGSTAAGRRIGEIAGRHLKKVALELGGNNAVIVLDDADLDKAASAIAFGAYMHQGQICMATGRVLVQRSVAEALTQRLAEKARHLPVGDPVSGTVALGPIIDQRQLQRVIDIVRDSVAAGAVVEAGATNEGLFYAPTVLSNVRPGMRAFDEEVFGPVINITVFDTDDEAAELANYGEYGLAAGIMSASVSRAMNLGEQLYIGSLHINDQTVVDEVINPFGGTGASGNGTSVGGPADWEQYTHWQWLTIKNTVPQYPF; via the coding sequence ATGAATGCTCTCCCCAACGTTGCAGTTTCCGCGCCCACCACCCCGGCGTGGCACGGCTGCATTTTCAATGGCGACTGGGTGCCCGGCAACGGCGGCACCTTGCAGATCTACGAGCCTGCCACTGGCAACCTATTGCATGAAGTGAGCAAGGCCGATCTGTCCGATGTCGCAGCTGCGGTGGCGCAAGCCAAACATGCGCAGCGTGCGTGGGCCGCCACTGCGCCGCGTGAGCGCGCTGCGATATTTCACCGTGCCGCGCAGCTGATGGAAGCGCGCAGTGCAGAAGCCGTGCTGTTGATCGCGCGCGAAACCGGCGGCATCCTGCCCAAGGCCCAGCGCGAAGTGAACGAATCGGTGGTGTTCTATCAGCAGGCTGCGGCGCTGCCGCTGCAGGCCGTGGGGCAGGTACTGCCGACCGGTGCCGGTCAGCTCAGCCTGGCGCGGCATCTGCCGTTGGGTGTGATTGCGGTGATTTCGCCGTTCAACTTTCCGTTGATCCTGTCGCTGCGCTCGGTCGCCCCGGCGCTGGCGATGGGCAATGCGGTGGTGCTCAAGCCCGACCCGCGTACGCCGTATACCGGCGGCGTGATCATCGCGCAGGTGCTGAAAGAAGCCGGTCTGCCAAAGGGCTTGCTGCATGTGCTGCATGGCGATGCGCAGATCGGTCAGGCGCTGGTCGAATCGCCGGATGTGCCGATGATCGCCTTCACCGGTTCCACCGCTGCCGGCCGACGCATCGGCGAGATTGCAGGGCGGCACTTGAAGAAGGTCGCGCTGGAACTGGGCGGCAACAACGCAGTGATCGTGCTCGACGACGCCGATCTGGACAAGGCCGCATCGGCAATCGCGTTTGGCGCCTACATGCATCAAGGCCAGATCTGCATGGCCACCGGCCGGGTGCTGGTGCAGCGCAGTGTGGCCGAGGCATTGACGCAGCGGCTGGCCGAAAAAGCCCGTCATCTACCGGTCGGCGATCCGGTCAGCGGCACCGTGGCGCTCGGCCCGATCATCGACCAACGCCAGCTGCAACGCGTGATCGATATCGTGCGCGACAGTGTTGCCGCCGGTGCGGTGGTCGAAGCCGGCGCGACAAACGAAGGCCTGTTCTATGCGCCGACGGTGTTGTCCAACGTGCGTCCGGGCATGCGCGCATTCGACGAAGAGGTATTCGGCCCGGTGATCAACATCACCGTGTTCGATACCGACGACGAAGCGGCGGAACTGGCCAACTACGGCGAGTATGGGTTGGCCGCAGGCATCATGTCGGCATCGGTGTCGCGTGCGATGAACTTGGGCGAGCAACTGTACATCGGCTCGCTGCATATCAACGACCAGACGGTGGTGGACGAAGTCATCAATCCGTTCGGCGGCACCGGTGCGTCGGGCAATGGCACCAGCGTCGGCGGCCCGGCCGATTGGGAGCAGTACACGCATTGGCAGTGGCTGACGATCAAGAACACGGTGCCGCAGTACCCGTTCTGA